TGCCATGCTGTTCAACGTGGGTTTCAAGGAAGCCATGAAGGACCTAGACTGGGACTGCTTCATCTTCCACGACGTGGATCACATCCCGGAGAATGACCGTAACTACTACGGCTGTGGGCAGATGCCCCGGCACTTTGCCGCCAAGCTGGACAAATACATGTACATGTGAGTTTGATGTCACTTCCCTTGCGATCGCTGACTCTTTAATTAGTGTTTATTTTCTGACAATGAGACGGCCGTCTGCAGGGCTGTGTAAGTCGATCCGTAGGCCGACAATCTCCCATCCCTCTTCTCTACAGGTGTTTATACTTAAATGGCAGTCTGGTGGGTCTCAAACACCAGAGCTCTCCGCCTCTGCCTTAGGAGTAAATCAGCCGTGTCAGACCTGTTTATCCAGAGATCTGTGTGTCTGGAATAAATTTACACATAGCAGATGTTGTGTTTTTGCTTTATGGCCATATTTCATCTGAATTTGCCTTTCGTATTGCTGTGAAAGTGACTTGATGTCTAACCCCTGTGTAATCCTGTTTCTCTCGTGTAATCCTAACCTGTGTTCTAAAATCTGTAGTAATCCCTTTGACAAATCCCCGTTAGAGGGGTTGAGATCACTAAAGTAGATGAATTCCATCCTGCACACGTTTCTCCAAAACCTGCTTCAGGGACCCCGTGGGTCATGcgggattttttcccccctgagATTAAGGGGCTCTTAGTGTTCGGTGTGCGTTTCCTGCACCTCGCTCTGTGGATGCGGAGTGCCGGCGTGTACGGGTGCCTGCATGTTCTAGACAGTTCTGTCAGGAGTCCTGGGTAGGCAGTGTGGGCTGGGTTGGATACTGGGAAGCGGCTGATTTTGCCGCTAACTAAAGGAttttatttagtatttatttttgcattgtttCCTCTAGTTGCCTATTTATAAACTGGACATATCCTGGAAAATAGCGCCCCCTCCTGTCTCATCACCGCCATAAATCTGTACTCGCATGCTGTCGGCATGACTTCCGTATATTTCAGCCTAAGCTGACATTCTTCTTTCAGATCAGGAAGTGTGCATCCATTAGACCTAATGCTTCAGTGATGGGGTTGGTTTTAATTTTAAGTAGCCATTCATCCACTGTTGAGtaggtgatggatggatggatggatggttactttattgatcccagcgGGATATCCATTTGCATATGGCAGCAGTTATAATAAACCGCAAAGAAGGCTGTGtagaaatgaataaatgtagaAATTGCAAGGGCAGGCTGTGTATTGTCTTCTATGTTCTTTACATGTTTTCTAGACTGTTGTATTTTTAGGCATCTAATCACCTTTCGCTgactgattttatttatttatccccccccccactcagccTTCCGTATGCGGAGTTCTTCGGAGGTGTCAGTGGGTTGACCATGGACCAGTTCCGGAAGATCAATGGGTTTCCCAATGCAttctggggctgggggggagaGGACGACGACCTCTGGAACAGGTTACTGTCACTGATAAGTGCCGAACGTCGCAGCTGGAAGCAATGTCTTGCATGCGCTGCAGCCTCTAATGCGAAGTGCACTGACATAGACGTAGCGATAGTTACAATCCTCCATCTTTGTCGCCCATTGTCTCTGTGGCTCCCTCTAAAAAGGCAGAAATGTATAATGCGTTTAAGTGATGACGGCTGGCTTTGATCTGGTGAGACTGGAGATATTTGCTCCGGGTTGTTCTTGGTTGGACTTAAGCGACATGCTTTACTGGTTGGCTTTCAGGGTGCACTATGCGGGCTTCAATGTCACCAGGCCAGACGGGGACATAGGAAAGTACAAATCCATCCCTCACCACCATCGGGGAGAAGTTCAGTTCCTGGGGAGGTGAGTACTGAGACGTTCCCGGGAGGGGCCTGTCCACGCCCCCTGGAGAGGGGCCCCCTTCAGCATTCCTGCACTGGCCAGCAGTGCCCATGAGGTCGCTGACCCCACAGGCCATCCCACTAAACTCTGTGCCCGGATACCTTTCACGTCACAGGATCCTGACCTTTTAACCTAAAGGTGGCTTCTGCCGTTGACGAAAGTCGAGTGCAAACAGTAGCTTGTGACAGGAAATGAAATTGTtcagacattttaattgtaaatACTGAGCCATACAGTAGAAGGTATagctatcccccccccccccccaatcaagTTAATTGTATTAGATATTAATTCATTAAGTATTTGACACTTCATATCTGATGCTTGAAGTGATGCGCTTGTGTTTCAGAAGATCAAGCCTCAGTATAAATGCTGACTGGAGTTCCCATTTCACTTCACAGGTACAAGCTTCTGAGATATTCCAAAGAGAGACAGTACCTAGACGGTTTGAACAACTTGAAATACACACCCAAGATCACTATGAGCAGACTATACAAAAACATATCAGTTAACCTTTCCCCAGAACTGGCTCCTGTCGCCGACTATTGAACTGGCTTATTTGTCTCTTGAATGGATTCCAGGACCTGACACAAGCAAAATCCAGTTTCTGAATCCTTTTAGCGgtacaaaaagacaaaaaaaaatgaaggagtCCGGTTTAACGTGGCTGGGTCGCCCTACGTGAAGAGCAGAGACCGCCGGGGTGATCGTGTCTCCATTTGCATGTTAAGTGGGCCAAGTCAGCTTCCACTTGTAAATTTCCATCACATTTTGGAAGAGCAGAGTGCCAGTGTCAGCCAACACGATGTTTACTGCATAGCCTTAAACCCACATGAGTTCTGTATCACCAGTCTTTCGTTTGAGTGGTAAGGTGCTGTGGGCGAAGAGCGGTTGGCCAAGGGTTTCACTTTGTGCCGGGAGAGATGGGATCGACGCCCTGCATAACTCACACAGGCCCTTTCTCTTGCTGATTGTTTTTTAAATTCCGGAGGTGAGGAGTTTGGGTTCAGTGAGTACGAATCCAGGCcagggttttgtttcaacctacCATTTGAGTCGGAAGCATCACAGAGCACTCAGCTGGTAGGTTGAAAGAAaaccctggtctggatttgtactttctgggcctgaactttccacctcttaAATTCACCTCATTTTTTGGGGGCTAGGAGGATGTATggcaaatcagacaaatgtcagagccagtttaaaaaaaaaaaaaatgattcaaGGTAAATGTACGCTTCATTGTACAAATATTTGCTGTGTTCCTGGGAAGTTCCTTCCCCCATTTGGAACGTCCGATCCGCTGCTAGCATGGTGCtgtcaggctgggggggggcaggagaccCTGGGGCTTATGCAGGGCTTTGGAAACCCGTTTCCACACAGCAGCAGTGTCAAATGAAACCCAGCCTCTCACTTTAACGACGACCTTAGGAGACAATAGGCCGTGTTTTCACTGGTGGTTGTTGTCCTTTTTTGTTCACTCCTGACCGGGTTTAATTTCCTCAAAATGGTTATTTGTATATGTGATGTAAATTTgggatatgtttatttttttgtatttatttatttcctttttttaagtCGTAGAAGCACTCCAGGTCATGTGAAACGTGTTCTCATTCCTCTGGCTGTATATTGTACTGTCGAGACAGTTTGCATGAAGAAAATCAATGTAAATACAGGCCTTTTAAAACCTAAAGCATATTAGGATTATTAGACAATTTAAtgtaacttgtttttttttttgggcagCTATGACATTTTTCCAGATCGCTAGGCAATTTAGCTGAATGGAGTGAGAACTCGTCTGCTGAGATTAGCCGCGCTTTTTACGCACTGATCCCCTGGTTTAGGCCAGATTTTCAtttgcaccccccaccccaaagaaAAGTCCTGCGTTGATAGACTTCTGCATGCctttatttatactttttttttttttttattatccagATGTCtattttgcctgttttttttttttttgaagtgcACTGTGTACAGGTGAGCCACGCCTCTAGGGTGGGGGGACGGCGGGACGGAAGGCGGTCGCTGAGCCACGGTGACGCCGCGCACCAGAACGTCCCCCACGAACGGGCGTGCCCGATCGTACATCACTCTGTTTGAGGCTGTATTTATTTTAAGCTCCCGACTGTAAAATAAGCCGTAATGTGAGGATGGCTCTTGTGCCTTCCTTGAACGGCGTGTAGAATAAACGTGGGCTATGACGACTCCAACTAAACGGTTTTGAGCGCTAcactgtttattttgtttgatgTCTTTTTAAACTAATGGCTTTTTTCTTTTGCTATATTTCTTATGGGTTGTTTCTCTCAAAAAGCCCTAAATATCGTTGCCTTTGCTGTCTGTTTAGCGTGTGGGATCTCTGGCCGAGATTCAGGATGTGTTTTGCCCGACGCCTGAACCTTCCAGCCGGTTTGGATTGAGACTTGCTGTTTGCCAGGTTCTCTAAATGAGGGTGTTAAATTCAGTCTCAGCAAACGTCCTGTAAGGTCTCAGAGGTTCACCCACGCCAGTTGCAGCTCCGAACGTGCACTGTTGTAAATTAGTTCGATTACAATGCCATAACCCTCTAGCTTGGCTATATTGCTGATGCAAACGCATGGGTACTTTTGACTTTACCGTGAATTTTCAGGGttttgggtggggtggggggaaccTCAGAAATACTGTCAACCAAATGTAGCTCTCTGGAGTGTTTTGAGATTTTAAACAATCTTTCTAAGTTGCATTTAATAAGTAGGTGGCGTTTATAGGCCTGTGTAATGATGCATTTTTAAAGGCAATTGTTTAATGACCACTGTAATTGTGTCAGGTATGGAAGTGGGATCCTAAT
The Paramormyrops kingsleyae isolate MSU_618 chromosome 4, PKINGS_0.4, whole genome shotgun sequence genome window above contains:
- the LOC111845994 gene encoding beta-1,4-galactosyltransferase 6-like isoform X2 translates to MVQAQGMMLRDNVRTISHMIRLYTNKNSSINGTDYPDGNNSSEFIAQPTTYLPENFTYALNLPCPEKLPSMKGQADVNMTEMPMEDIYLQFSKYTDVRNAGHWKPGDCKPRWKVAILIPFRNRHEHLPILLRHLIPMLQRQHLQFGFYIIEQTGTQPFNRAMLFNVGFKEAMKDLDWDCFIFHDVDHIPENDRNYYGCGQMPRHFAAKLDKYMYILPYAEFFGGVSGLTMDQFRKINGFPNAFWGWGGEDDDLWNRVHYAGFNVTRPDGDIGKYKSIPHHHRGEVQFLGRYKLLRYSKERQYLDGLNNLKYTPKITMSRLYKNISVNLSPELAPVADY